One part of the Candidatus Neomarinimicrobiota bacterium genome encodes these proteins:
- a CDS encoding deoxynucleoside kinase: protein MRNLYHIAIEGVIGVGKTSLAKRLSKHLDARLVLEEFEENPFLSNFYGDRRRYAFQTQLFFLLSRYRQFQDLRQTELFSKLLITDYMFQKDRLFAYLNLDENEMSLYDKIASMMEETITHPDLVIYLQADTDRLLYNIRKRGRDFESNINSDYIVALNQVYNEYFFRYKGSPLLIINATDIDFVNDEDDLSDLLETIRQPIEGTKFYNPIKR, encoded by the coding sequence ATGAGAAACCTCTACCATATTGCTATTGAAGGGGTCATCGGGGTTGGCAAAACCAGTCTTGCAAAACGCCTCTCAAAACACCTGGATGCCCGGCTGGTCCTGGAAGAGTTTGAGGAAAATCCTTTCCTTTCCAATTTTTACGGTGACCGCCGGCGCTATGCCTTCCAGACCCAGTTATTTTTTCTTTTAAGCCGGTATCGTCAATTCCAGGATCTGAGACAAACTGAGTTATTCTCAAAATTACTCATTACCGATTATATGTTCCAGAAGGATCGCCTCTTTGCCTATCTCAATCTGGATGAGAATGAAATGAGTCTCTACGACAAAATTGCCAGCATGATGGAAGAAACCATCACCCATCCAGACCTGGTTATCTATCTGCAAGCTGATACTGATCGCTTACTATACAATATCCGCAAACGAGGTCGAGATTTCGAATCCAACATTAATAGCGACTACATTGTGGCCTTAAATCAGGTTTATAATGAGTACTTTTTTCGTTATAAGGGGTCTCCACTCCTGATAATCAATGCCACTGATATAGATTTCGTGAACGATGAAGATGACCTGTCAGACCTCCTGGAAACCATCCGCCAACCCATAGAAGGCACCAAATTTTACAACCCCATCAAAAGGTAA
- the folK gene encoding 2-amino-4-hydroxy-6-hydroxymethyldihydropteridine diphosphokinase, protein MTQVLVSIGSNKNNPQRQIELAFTRLQERFKNAIMSPLYLTEPVGGIPQDAFINAAIKLDTQLNAHELLHILMDIEHQAHRNRDTDIPNGPRNLDLDIILFGDEILSESDLEIPHPRFRVRRFVLEPMCDIAPEVIDPVSKNSISQLLAACADNNWVKDLEVELLAQ, encoded by the coding sequence ATGACGCAGGTTCTCGTTAGCATTGGCTCCAATAAAAATAATCCGCAGCGTCAAATTGAATTAGCATTCACCAGATTACAAGAGCGTTTCAAAAATGCCATCATGAGTCCCCTTTATCTCACCGAACCGGTTGGGGGTATTCCCCAGGATGCGTTTATCAATGCCGCGATAAAATTGGACACACAACTCAATGCCCATGAATTGCTTCATATCCTCATGGATATAGAGCATCAAGCTCATCGGAATAGAGATACTGACATACCGAACGGTCCCAGAAATCTGGATCTTGATATTATTTTGTTTGGAGATGAAATTTTGTCTGAATCTGATCTGGAGATCCCACATCCACGCTTTAGAGTCAGGCGTTTTGTGCTTGAACCAATGTGTGATATAGCCCCGGAGGTTATCGATCCTGTGAGCAAAAACTCCATCTCCCAACTCCTGGCCGCATGTGCAGATAATAACTGGGTTAAAGATCTTGAAGTGGAACTATTGGCTCAATGA
- a CDS encoding ATP-binding protein: protein MSKKQVFDHFLAIPSDLTQIERVQDFASNVLSRTDYPPETRQDIILALQEGVNNAIKHGNGNDSDHDVAIKMTLYDSHLELRIRDKGMGFDRDCLEDPTTPEQRMRCNGRGLLFMENYMDEICFVRTTGYHELKMIRYR, encoded by the coding sequence ATGAGCAAAAAACAAGTTTTCGATCATTTTCTGGCCATCCCTTCAGATCTTACACAAATTGAAAGAGTTCAGGATTTTGCAAGCAACGTCTTGAGCAGAACCGATTACCCCCCTGAAACTCGGCAGGACATTATTTTAGCGCTCCAAGAGGGTGTTAATAATGCGATTAAACATGGAAATGGAAATGATTCAGATCATGATGTAGCCATCAAGATGACCCTCTATGATTCCCATCTGGAGTTGCGGATTCGTGACAAGGGGATGGGTTTTGACAGAGATTGTCTGGAAGACCCCACGACTCCTGAACAACGCATGCGCTGTAATGGACGTGGCCTGCTCTTTATGGAAAACTACATGGATGAGATTTGTTTTGTGCGCACTACGGGTTATCACGAACTCAAGATGATTCGCTATCGATGA